One window of the Montipora foliosa isolate CH-2021 chromosome 4, ASM3666993v2, whole genome shotgun sequence genome contains the following:
- the LOC137999083 gene encoding uncharacterized protein, whose translation MHLLLLPVFFLASFKVLTSAMPPQKLPPLFLEEVRKEKRCVYEGKLYMPREKFADESCKGWCACNGDSGDVTCVALCLPSPNIPCRLGEIVETKTVKSVDPTGRCRCKYEVCSPSSDFTIPPQPPHPVFPECMGKKLNNWFINEDCTERCQCSAGGISCVSLCAPMGVRCSPGMEKVVYHKPMDEDGRCTCKREKCVELQIKAEYRQLLKDINNN comes from the exons ATGCATTTGCTGTTGCTACCGGTTTTCTTCCTCGCCTCCTTTAAGGTCTTAACATCTGCCATGCCGCCTCAGAAGCTTCCTCCCTTGTTCTTGGAAGAAGTTAGGAAGG AAAAGCGATGCGTTTACGAAGGCAAACTTTACATGCCACGTGAGAAGTTTGCTGATGAATCATGCAAAGGTTGGTGCGCGTGCAATGGTGACAGTGGTGACGTGACCTGTGTGGCCCTTTGCCTACCTTCACCCAACATTCCATGTCGTCTTGGAGAAATCGTCGAGACTAAGACAGTAAAATCAGTCGACCCTACCGGTAGATGCAGGTGCAAGTATGAAGTCTGTTCTCCAAGCAGTGATTTTACTATTCCTCCTCAGCCTCCCCATCCAG TCTTCCCAGAATGCATGGGCAAGAAACTCAACAACTGGTTCATCAACGAAGATTGTACTGAAAGATGCCAATGCTCAGCGGGGGGTATTTCGTGCGTTTCGCTTTGTGCTCCAATGGGAGTGCGATGTTCCCCTGGTATGGAGAAAGTTGTTTACCACAAGCCGATGGATGAAGACGGTAGATGTACATGCAAGCGAGAAAAATGCGTTGAATTACAGATTAAGGCTG AATATCGGCAGCTGTTGAAGGACATCAACAACAATTAA
- the LOC137999361 gene encoding uncharacterized protein: protein MSGWNCQSPTSQLSLSNHVQGCGVSEFLIPPQSRFARYANDFRIYKQAREDDLPVTFDDHVKLVEEVVAFLSSHEQEALERTGKRNTNGPDLAIPRATRQSLVIALESLTSLANTMTEIGQEHLLDKICFEILTTLSVECFLKGMRADHDMPTVTNYAYRRARCVQDGMLRIYQGEFSYFTGPNSFYPEKIIKGEPPNVKKRPNKQSAITDETGSKEEDRRREAVMREFVREYGKGVRQENVRSKTKELTGTLPYALSMRPILITASACQIVDANVTLKGRTVRVIHLRTLQVIPVIEILPNAFTRWLEDMNFMFSWQEQYLTRSLRSLARYCSCHSNIKFISSRHRVISSISSEEDTRLCRLANGDLSDDEDVEDTEDSAVFVDTAAKPTEDEREVSLPRLPGVSLSGRQTTRFLLR, encoded by the exons ATGAGCGGCTG GAACTGTCAGAGCCCTACCAGTCAGCTGTCACTAAGTAATCACGTGCAAGGATGCGGTGTGTCAGAATTTCTTATCCCGCCTCAAAGTAGATTTGCTCGTTATGCCAATGACTTTCGAATATATAAGCAAGCTAGAGAAGACGACCTACCAGTTACCTTTGATGATCACGTAAAGCTTGTTGAGGAAGTAGTTGCTTTTCTTTCCAGTCACGAACAGGAAGCATTAGAGAGGACAGGAAAGCGGAATACAAATGGCCCTGACTTGGCAATACCTCGCGCCACAAGACAATCCCTTGTCATAGCTTTAGAATCACTTACAAGCCTTGCCAATACCATGACAGAGATTGGACAGGAACACCTTCTGGACAAGATCTGCTTCGAAATTCTGACAACCTTAAGTGTAGAATGTTTTCTTAAAGGGATGAGAGCAGACCACGACATGCCCACTGTGACCAACTACGCCTACAGAAGAGCTCGTTGCGTCCAGGACGGCATGCTTCGTATTTACCAGGGAGAGTTTTCTTATTTTACAGGGCCAAACTCGTTTTATCCCGAGAAGATAATCAAGGGTGAGCCCCCAAACGTTAAGAAGCGTCCCAACAAGCAGTCAGCTATCACCGATGAAACGGGAAGTAAAGAAGAAGACAGAAGGAGAGAAGCTGTAATGAGAGAATTTGTTAGGGAGTACGGAAAAGGCGTACGACAGGAAAACGTCCGCTCAAAAACAAAGGAGCTGACTGGCACCCTTCCGTACGCACTTAGCATGCGTCCCATCCTCATCACAGCTTCAGCCTGCCAAATTGTGGATGCCAACGTTACGTTGAAGGGTAGAACTGTGCGGGTGATCCACTTACGTACACTCCAGGTGATACCTGTAATAGAAATTCTCCCAAATGCATTT acacgttggctcgaagatatgaattttatgttctcgtggcaagaacaatatctcactcgttcgcttcgctcactcgcgagatattgttcttgccactcgaacataaaattcatatcttctcgccaccgtgtaatatcctctatatcctCAGAGGAGGACACCAGGCTCTGCAGGCTTGCAAATGGCGACCTGAGTGACgatgaagatgttgaagatACTGAAGATTCGGCAGTTTTCGTTGATACAGCAGCAAAACCGACAGAGGATGAAAGGGAAGTTTCGCTTCCGAGATTGCCTGGGGTGAGCCTATCAGGACGGCAAACTACACGCTTTTTATTAAGATGA
- the LOC137999085 gene encoding uncharacterized protein: MKLQTTMLFLFLIMVSMDALTGVKSKAEARWAKQHNNGRSLRKWSKKASVDEEHDRSSEIKRWPWHNRKNTINFGKEHDRSSEIKRWPWHNRKNTINLGKGELEAN; this comes from the exons ATGAAACTGCAAACAACtatgctgtttctttttttgattatgGTTTCTATGGATGCACTAACCG GGGTGAAAAGTAAAGCAGAGGCTCGATGGG CAAAGCAGCACAATAATGGCCGTTCACTTCGGAAGTGGTCTAAAAAGGCATCTGTCGATGAAG AACATGATCGGTCCTCAGAGATAAAGCGCTGGCCATGGCACAACCGAAAAAATACGATTAATTTTGGCAAAG AACATGATCGGTCCTCAGAGATAAAGCGCTGGCCATGGCACAACCGAAAAAATACGATTAATTTGGGCAAAG GTGAACTTGAAGCCAACTGA